GACTATGACCGTCGGCTCTGGCATCTCACCAGATCTGCTGACCCCGTAACTTGTGACTGGCGGCCCACAATTGCTTGCAAGCCACGTTCACGGGCGCTCGCGGGCTCGCGAGAGGCTTTCGGCCACTCGCATACCGCCGGTGGGGAATTGCACCCCGCCCTGAAGACGTACTGACTTGTCGCTAAACACTTAACAACGCGACTATTTTCAGGATACAACAGACTTGGCCGTGTTGCAGTACTGAGTGTCTCTAGCTTGGTCGGAAACGCGCCTAGCTGGCATCGTCGATACGACGTAAATCGGCCGGAACATGCCAGCGCGGCGGCGTTTCAGCGTTCACCGTGACCTGATACGCACGCGCTTCCGTGTTGCCGGGATTGCGCAGCGTGTGGGGTTGATCGGCGTCGAACACAATGGCGTCGCCGGTGGCCAGCAACTGCGCCCGGTCATGCACGCGGATTTCCAGCGTGCCGTCGCTCACAACCAGATTGATCGTGGTGCCGGGCGGCCGCGGACTGCCGGATTCGGCGTGCAGCGGTGCGATCCGCAACTCGTGAAATTCCGCCGATCCAGGCGCGTTCAGCGGGAACAGCGGCCGGGCCGAAAAGCGTCCATTCGATGTCACGAGGCGCGTTGCCTGCTCGGCCGGCAAATATTCGATGCCATTGGTCGCGTGGCGTCGAAGAAACGCAGCCACCGATACCTTCAGCGCGCTCGCAATCTTGTGCAGCACCTTGATGGACGGCACGCTGCGCCCGGATTCAATCTGCGCCAGCATGGCCCGCGATACGCCGGACGCGCGAGCGAGGGCATCGAGCGAAAGTTGCCGTTCGGCACGCAGCCGCGCCAGGTTCACGCCAACGAGATATTCGAGCGCGTCGTTCGCTTCCTGCGCGTCCGTGTTATGCGCGTGATGAGTATTGGCCGGAATGTTGGCCGCGATGTTGGCAGACCCCGCCTGTGTTGCCTCGGCGAGTTCGGCCGGCGCGTGCGCATCGAACGACTCGCGCACGAGTTCCAGCGATGAATAAGCCGGTGCAACCATGGTGAGCCTCCAGTCTTGCTGTCGTCCTGTCGATTAGACTCGCTCAGCAATACGGCGCTGGAACGAGTGAAGGCAAGACTAGCATTCGCTCAACTGGCGTCAAACGAAGATATCGTCACACCGTTATCAGGTGCCGCAGGGTTGCTATTCGCGGCAACGCCCGGTTAAACGACCGTGCGAATAGGCATGGATGACGTCGCCCGCGGCTCCGCTTCCGGCTTGCTCGACGCGAACCAGCCATCAATGCGGCGAATCACGTCATCCAGCGACCCCGGCTCCAGGTGCAGACCGAGTTTCGAGCGGCGCCAGAGCACGTCGTCCGCGCAAGTTGCCCATTCGTTGTCGCGCATGTAGCGGAGTTCCGCTTCGTATAAGCCCGGAGCTAGTGCGTCGCCGAGATCGGCCAGCGAGCTTGCGTCGCC
This window of the Caballeronia sp. SBC1 genome carries:
- a CDS encoding helix-turn-helix domain-containing protein; translation: MVAPAYSSLELVRESFDAHAPAELAEATQAGSANIAANIPANTHHAHNTDAQEANDALEYLVGVNLARLRAERQLSLDALARASGVSRAMLAQIESGRSVPSIKVLHKIASALKVSVAAFLRRHATNGIEYLPAEQATRLVTSNGRFSARPLFPLNAPGSAEFHELRIAPLHAESGSPRPPGTTINLVVSDGTLEIRVHDRAQLLATGDAIVFDADQPHTLRNPGNTEARAYQVTVNAETPPRWHVPADLRRIDDAS